In a single window of the Flavivirga spongiicola genome:
- the glmS gene encoding glutamine--fructose-6-phosphate transaminase (isomerizing) encodes MCGIVGYIGPREAYPIIIEGLKRLEYRGYDSAGIALFDGKDLKVSKTKGKVVDLEERSGKEITKHGSVGIGHTRWATHGVPNDVNSHPHISNSGELVIIHNGIIENYESLKKELIARGYTFKSDTDTEVLINLIEDVKKQENVKLGKAVQIALNQVIGAYAIAVFDKNKPEEVVIARLGSPLAIGVGKDDFFIASDASPFLEYTKDAIYLEDEEMAIIRLHKGIKIRKIKDDSLVDPYIQKLKINLEQIEKGGFDHFMLKEIHEQPKAITDTYRGRLLRQEAIIKMAGVEDNMKKFLNADRIIIVACGTSWHAGLVAEYIFEDLARVPVEVEYASEFRYRNPIITEKDVLIAISQSGETADTLAAIKLAKSKGAFVFGVCNVVGSSIARETHAGAYTHAGPEIGVASTKAFTTQITVLTLIALRLARAKGTISSSDFRHHLLELEMIPKKVEESLKSDAHIQKISEIYKDVSNFLYLGRGYNFPVALEGALKLKEISYIHAEGYPAAEMKHGPIALIDENMPIVVIATKKGHYEKVVSNIQEIKSRKGKIIGIVTEGDTQVRELADHVIEVPETLESLSPLLTTIPLQLLSYHIAVMLGKNVDQPRNLAKSVTVE; translated from the coding sequence ATGTGTGGAATTGTAGGATATATTGGGCCAAGAGAAGCTTATCCAATCATTATAGAAGGTCTTAAACGTTTAGAATATAGAGGTTACGATAGTGCTGGAATAGCACTATTTGATGGTAAAGACCTTAAAGTCTCTAAAACCAAAGGAAAAGTAGTTGATTTAGAAGAACGTTCTGGAAAAGAAATTACTAAACATGGAAGTGTAGGTATTGGACATACACGATGGGCAACACACGGGGTTCCTAATGATGTGAATTCGCATCCCCATATTTCAAATTCAGGTGAGCTGGTTATTATTCATAATGGTATTATTGAAAATTATGAATCACTTAAAAAAGAGCTCATAGCTAGAGGTTACACTTTCAAATCAGATACAGATACAGAAGTATTAATTAATTTGATCGAAGATGTTAAAAAACAAGAAAATGTAAAGCTTGGTAAAGCCGTACAAATTGCATTAAATCAAGTTATAGGGGCATATGCTATTGCTGTTTTCGATAAAAACAAACCTGAAGAAGTCGTTATTGCTCGTTTAGGAAGCCCATTAGCTATTGGTGTCGGTAAAGATGATTTTTTTATCGCAAGTGATGCCTCTCCTTTTTTAGAATATACAAAAGATGCTATTTATTTGGAAGATGAAGAAATGGCTATTATTCGACTTCATAAAGGTATAAAAATTAGAAAAATTAAAGATGATTCTTTAGTAGACCCTTATATCCAAAAGCTTAAGATAAATTTAGAGCAAATAGAAAAGGGTGGTTTCGATCATTTTATGCTGAAAGAAATTCACGAACAGCCTAAAGCGATTACTGATACTTACAGAGGTAGACTTCTTAGACAAGAAGCTATTATAAAAATGGCAGGTGTTGAAGATAATATGAAAAAGTTCTTAAACGCCGATCGTATTATAATTGTAGCCTGTGGTACTTCATGGCATGCCGGCTTAGTTGCAGAGTACATCTTTGAAGATTTAGCAAGAGTTCCTGTGGAAGTGGAATATGCTTCTGAGTTTAGATATCGTAACCCTATTATTACAGAAAAAGATGTCCTTATAGCCATTTCACAATCAGGAGAAACAGCCGATACGTTGGCAGCCATTAAATTAGCAAAATCTAAAGGTGCTTTTGTGTTTGGTGTTTGCAATGTTGTTGGTTCATCTATTGCCAGAGAAACTCATGCAGGAGCTTATACACATGCAGGTCCTGAAATTGGTGTTGCCTCGACAAAAGCTTTTACGACTCAAATTACCGTTTTAACCTTAATAGCATTACGATTAGCTAGAGCAAAAGGAACGATTAGCAGTTCGGATTTCCGTCATCATTTACTGGAATTAGAAATGATTCCTAAAAAAGTAGAAGAATCTTTAAAATCTGATGCACATATTCAAAAAATATCTGAAATCTATAAAGACGTAAGCAATTTCTTGTACTTAGGAAGAGGTTATAACTTTCCTGTAGCACTTGAAGGCGCTTTAAAATTAAAAGAGATTTCTTATATACATGCCGAAGGTTATCCTGCTGCAGAAATGAAACACGGCCCTATTGCTTTAATTGATGAAAATATGCCTATCGTGGTGATTGCTACAAAAAAGGGACATTACGAAAAAGTAGTAAGCAATATTCAAGAAATAAAATCCCGTAAAGGAAAAATTATAGGTATAGTCACTGAAGGAGATACTCAGGTCAGAGAACTGGCAGATCATGTTATTGAAGTTCCAGAAACTTTAGAGTCACTTTCTCCGTTATTAACCACCATACCGCTTCAATTATTATCTTATCACATTGCTGTGATGTTAGGTAAAAATGTAGATCAGCCACGAAATCTGGCAAAATCTGTTACCGTAGAGTAA
- a CDS encoding TonB-dependent receptor: MKTIFSILLLLFCGLSYSQTTISGSVVDDNNQPIPGANVIVVGTSTGVVTDFDGNFSLTVNQNPPFSIQASSIGFETVTKEVTSNNQTLNLILNEGTSLDEVVISASRTPERIFESPVTVERFGLKAIKNTASSDFYDGLENLKGVDINTNSLTFKSINTRGFATFANTRFMQLVDGMDNAAPALNFPLGNLLGMVETDVQSVELLPGAASALYGANAFNGILFMRSKSAFDHTGISAYYKQGITSQQAAGDNDYKDYGIRIAHKFSEKFAAKINFSYLQGTDWVANDTRGKDRTTTFVEKNSTRANDIDYDGVNVYGDIATINIKTVADRLAALGRLPNPDLANLVPSVNVSRTGYDEADLTDYDAKSIKADWGFYFRPWENDFEIQYVGKIGSGSTVYQGSNRYSIKNFFLQQHKLEIKNDNFFLRGYVTADNAGDSYDMVFTGVNVNRQWKADEVWFGEYTAAFIGGTLAGLNANEAHASARQAADTGRFEPGTPEFQNAFNTVINDPDVLTGSKFRDESKIYHSDANYNFSHLTDFADIQVGGSYRKYVLNSFGSIYTDKLGEIPYSEVGLYTQIQKKFLEDDRLKLTASIRYDKSELFDAFFSPRLSLGYNLGEDNNHNLRASFQTGFRNPDTQALYIGFNVGSIILLGSAPDNPERDLRTVSGDDISTIGQTIIGTSFDYDGTGAYNNSFTRTSVAAFATSQNPTDLKIANPGIVKPEQVSSYEVGYRGKLDKVIIDFSAYLNQYQDFITTVDVVNPYYGDVQLTQTAPVNGTPTPLAIIALANSDFQAYRAYTNTTADVNSYGGALGVTTKIFGNYDLGMNYTYAKLDFDRDANPDFQTNFNTPEHKFKASFGNTNLFENFGFNVAWRWSDNYVWEASFATAEVPAYHVLDAQINLRVPSLKSTFKAGASNLLGDEYFTAVGTGFIGSQFYLSWTINNL, encoded by the coding sequence ATGAAGACAATTTTCTCAATTTTACTGTTGCTGTTTTGTGGTTTATCTTATTCCCAAACAACTATTTCCGGCTCTGTTGTCGACGATAATAACCAGCCCATCCCTGGAGCTAATGTTATTGTTGTTGGTACTTCTACAGGTGTCGTAACAGATTTTGATGGTAATTTCTCTCTTACTGTTAATCAAAACCCTCCGTTTAGCATTCAAGCGAGCAGTATAGGTTTTGAAACCGTTACTAAAGAGGTAACGTCAAATAATCAAACTTTAAATCTTATTCTTAATGAAGGGACGTCATTAGACGAAGTTGTAATTTCTGCATCTAGAACACCGGAGCGGATCTTTGAATCACCCGTTACTGTGGAGCGTTTTGGATTAAAAGCGATTAAAAATACAGCCTCCTCAGATTTCTACGATGGATTAGAAAACCTAAAAGGCGTTGATATTAATACGAATAGTTTAACCTTTAAATCTATTAACACAAGAGGTTTTGCAACGTTTGCAAATACGCGTTTTATGCAATTAGTAGACGGTATGGACAATGCAGCACCTGCTCTTAACTTCCCTTTAGGTAATTTATTGGGCATGGTAGAAACAGATGTACAAAGTGTAGAGCTTTTACCAGGAGCAGCATCTGCCCTTTATGGTGCTAATGCATTTAATGGGATACTATTTATGAGAAGTAAAAGTGCTTTTGATCATACTGGAATTAGCGCTTACTATAAACAAGGTATTACATCTCAACAAGCTGCGGGGGATAATGACTATAAAGATTATGGTATTCGTATTGCTCACAAATTCAGCGAAAAATTTGCTGCAAAAATTAATTTTAGTTACTTACAGGGAACTGATTGGGTAGCTAACGACACCAGAGGTAAAGATCGAACGACTACTTTTGTAGAAAAAAATAGTACCAGAGCAAATGATATAGATTATGATGGTGTAAATGTTTATGGTGATATTGCTACCATTAATATTAAAACTGTGGCTGATAGGTTAGCTGCACTAGGAAGGTTACCTAACCCAGATTTAGCTAATTTAGTACCATCTGTCAATGTGAGCAGAACAGGTTATGATGAAGCGGATTTAACAGATTATGATGCTAAAAGTATAAAAGCAGATTGGGGGTTTTATTTTAGACCATGGGAAAACGATTTTGAAATTCAATACGTAGGTAAAATAGGTTCCGGTTCTACAGTATATCAGGGTTCTAACAGATATTCTATAAAGAATTTCTTTTTACAACAACACAAACTGGAAATCAAAAACGATAACTTTTTCCTTAGAGGCTATGTCACTGCTGACAATGCGGGTGACTCTTACGACATGGTATTTACAGGTGTAAATGTAAACAGACAATGGAAAGCTGATGAGGTTTGGTTTGGTGAATATACAGCTGCTTTTATAGGAGGGACATTGGCCGGGTTAAATGCAAATGAAGCACATGCTAGTGCAAGACAAGCAGCAGATACCGGACGATTTGAACCAGGCACTCCTGAGTTTCAAAACGCTTTCAATACAGTAATAAACGACCCGGATGTATTAACCGGGAGTAAATTTAGAGATGAGTCTAAAATCTATCATTCTGATGCAAACTATAACTTCAGTCATTTAACAGACTTTGCAGACATTCAGGTTGGTGGTTCGTATAGAAAGTATGTGTTAAATTCATTTGGCTCCATCTATACTGATAAGTTAGGAGAAATTCCATATTCTGAAGTTGGTCTATATACACAAATTCAAAAGAAATTTTTAGAAGATGACCGTTTAAAATTAACTGCATCTATACGTTATGATAAATCAGAACTTTTTGATGCCTTTTTCTCGCCAAGATTATCCCTTGGGTATAATTTAGGAGAAGACAATAACCATAATTTAAGAGCCTCTTTTCAAACAGGTTTTAGAAACCCGGATACCCAAGCCTTATATATTGGCTTTAATGTGGGAAGTATTATTTTACTCGGTAGTGCACCAGATAACCCAGAAAGGGATTTAAGAACAGTTAGTGGAGACGACATTTCCACTATTGGACAAACCATTATTGGGACTAGTTTTGATTATGACGGTACTGGAGCTTATAATAACTCATTTACAAGAACTTCAGTGGCAGCATTTGCGACTTCTCAAAACCCTACCGATTTAAAAATAGCAAACCCCGGTATAGTAAAACCGGAACAGGTTAGTTCTTATGAAGTGGGTTATCGAGGGAAATTAGATAAAGTTATTATTGATTTTAGTGCATATTTAAACCAATATCAAGATTTCATTACTACTGTAGATGTTGTTAACCCCTATTATGGCGATGTGCAATTAACTCAAACAGCACCTGTAAACGGTACTCCAACACCTTTGGCCATCATTGCCCTGGCTAATAGTGATTTCCAAGCATATAGAGCTTACACAAATACAACGGCAGATGTTAATTCTTATGGTGGTGCTTTAGGCGTGACAACTAAGATATTTGGAAACTACGATTTAGGGATGAATTACACGTATGCTAAATTAGATTTTGACCGTGATGCCAATCCTGATTTCCAAACAAACTTTAATACACCAGAACATAAATTCAAAGCATCTTTTGGGAATACGAATCTATTTGAAAACTTTGGTTTTAACGTAGCTTGGAGATGGAGTGATAATTATGTTTGGGAAGCTTCGTTTGCTACTGCAGAAGTTCCTGCTTACCATGTTTTAGATGCACAAATAAACTTACGCGTGCCCTCTTTAAAATCAACATTTAAAGCAGGTGCCTCTAATCTTTTAGGTGATGAATATTTTACAGCCGTGGGAACTGGCTTCATAGGTTCACAGTTTTACCTTTCATGGACAATCAATAACTTATAA
- a CDS encoding SGNH/GDSL hydrolase family protein: MNIRYIYLFVLALGFFACDEDDNILPEEVILPELTAGSADFSNYVAVGASFTAGFTDGGLFKASQENSFPNILSKEFTKAGGGTFTQPLMSDNTGGILVGGDVARGYRLTFNSAIPGPQPLDAFLTGLGAPVPPITTEAGISIGSDFNNFGIPGAKSWHLVAPGYAGLNPYYARIASAPTATVLADAMAQNPTFFTLSEIGGNDVLGYATSGGDGSNLITPSAGAPGVGFDETFNTLVTTLTSGGAKGAVTNVPYITDLPHFTRVPHNPLDPTNPDFGPQIPTLNGIFGQLNLVYAALNAPERSIVFSTTETSAVVIRDETLTDISTDITFILNNSPTFPAFVQSFGLPPQAAPLVANLLGTTYGQTRQATENDLFVLPSSAIIGTVNADNVQALVLQGLPLELAGQFSAEGISLPLADKWVLLPSEQLEIKTATDAYNVTIAAVASSNDNIALVDLNAILTEVSSMGINFDGFNLTADLVTGGAVGLDGIHLTARGYALMANKFLEAIDSAFGSNFIESGNIAKANDYPTNYSPTLQ, from the coding sequence ATGAATATTAGATATATATACCTTTTTGTCCTTGCTTTAGGGTTTTTTGCTTGCGACGAAGACGATAACATATTACCAGAAGAAGTAATATTACCAGAATTAACGGCGGGCTCTGCAGATTTTTCAAATTACGTAGCTGTGGGCGCCTCATTTACAGCTGGCTTTACAGATGGTGGTTTATTTAAAGCTTCACAAGAAAATTCATTTCCCAACATTTTATCAAAAGAGTTTACAAAAGCTGGAGGTGGCACTTTTACGCAACCTTTGATGAGTGATAATACAGGAGGCATTCTAGTAGGTGGAGATGTAGCAAGAGGTTACAGACTAACATTTAATAGCGCCATCCCCGGACCACAACCGTTAGATGCTTTTTTAACAGGACTAGGAGCTCCTGTTCCTCCTATCACCACTGAAGCTGGTATAAGCATTGGTAGTGATTTTAATAATTTTGGTATTCCTGGTGCAAAAAGCTGGCATTTAGTAGCACCTGGCTACGCAGGCTTAAATCCATACTACGCACGTATAGCATCCGCTCCAACGGCAACAGTCTTAGCAGATGCCATGGCACAAAACCCTACATTTTTTACTTTATCTGAAATTGGAGGTAATGATGTATTGGGGTATGCTACCTCTGGTGGAGACGGCTCAAATTTAATAACACCTTCTGCCGGAGCTCCTGGAGTTGGTTTCGATGAAACATTTAATACCTTAGTGACTACCTTAACCTCTGGAGGTGCTAAAGGAGCCGTAACGAACGTGCCTTATATTACAGATTTACCACATTTTACAAGAGTTCCTCATAATCCTTTAGATCCAACAAATCCTGATTTTGGACCACAAATCCCCACGCTTAATGGCATCTTTGGTCAATTAAATCTGGTATATGCAGCTCTTAATGCTCCAGAGCGTTCCATTGTATTTTCTACAACAGAAACTAGTGCTGTTGTTATTAGAGACGAAACTTTAACAGACATATCTACTGATATCACTTTTATTTTAAACAATAGTCCTACATTCCCTGCTTTTGTACAGTCATTTGGTTTACCTCCTCAGGCAGCACCTCTTGTGGCAAACTTACTAGGAACTACTTACGGGCAAACCAGACAAGCAACTGAAAACGATTTATTTGTATTACCAAGTAGTGCTATCATTGGAACTGTAAATGCAGATAATGTACAAGCATTAGTACTACAGGGTTTACCTTTAGAATTAGCTGGTCAATTTTCGGCTGAAGGTATTTCGCTGCCATTAGCAGATAAATGGGTATTATTACCAAGTGAACAACTAGAAATAAAAACGGCAACGGATGCATACAATGTAACTATTGCTGCAGTAGCAAGTTCAAATGATAATATTGCTTTAGTAGATCTTAATGCTATTCTTACTGAGGTCTCTAGTATGGGTATTAATTTTGATGGTTTTAATTTAACCGCAGACTTAGTTACTGGAGGTGCTGTAGGTTTAGATGGTATTCATTTAACAGCCAGAGGTTATGCGCTTATGGCTAACAAGTTTTTAGAAGCTATTGATAGTGCTTTTGGGTCTAATTTTATTGAATCTGGAAATATTGCTAAAGCAAATGACTATCCAACAAATTACTCCCCTACATTACAATAA